Below is a genomic region from Euzebya sp..
CACGGGCACGAATCGATGACGAGGACGCCCATCCCGGTGAGATGAGCCACGGCCGCAGTGCCGTCCGGACGCTGACCGGCATCGTCGCGGTGGTGGTCGTCATCGTCGTCGCGACGGTCCTCCTGGTGCGCTCTGCCGATGAGCGCGAGCCAGGCGAGCTCATCACGGGGAACGTCGACGGGGCGGCGGGCGCGGGCCGGGATCGGTCCGAGGTCACCAACGAGGAGATGGAGGCGGTGGTCGCCGAGAACCCGTCGGTCACCGGCATGCGAATGCGGCTTGCGGACCGGTACTTCGCCGAAGGTGAGTACGACCTCGCCCTCGATCACTACATGGCGGTGCTGGAACACCGCGACGAACCCACGGCCATGGCTCGCATCGCCTGGATCCTGCACGACAGCGGAGAAGTCGAGCTCGCCGAGCAGATGGTGCGTCAAAGCCTGCGGCGGGCCCCCGA
It encodes:
- a CDS encoding tetratricopeptide repeat protein encodes the protein MSAAGRSADPGLDPHFEAALRDLAETRRQLEAGEIDHRTAEELSRRFELDAAKAIGARARIDDEDAHPGEMSHGRSAVRTLTGIVAVVVVIVVATVLLVRSADEREPGELITGNVDGAAGAGRDRSEVTNEEMEAVVAENPSVTGMRMRLADRYFAEGEYDLALDHYMAVLEHRDEPTAMARIAWILHDSGEVELAEQMVRQSLRRAPDHVEARWTLANIQLAGLANPQAAAETLRSLRDDPDLRREDRVLVENLLVLAEQALSDER